The genomic stretch TGCCCGCCAGCATGGCCGGTATCGCCATGGCGGCGCCTCTGCTGCCGGTTTGGGACGGGCCGTTCTCCATCGGTCTGCGCCTTGACGGACTGAGCGTCCTGTTCATGCTGATGGGGACCGGCATCGGTGCCGCCATCCTGCTGTTCTCCGTGCGCTACATGGAGCATGAGGAACAGGGGACGACGCGCTTCTACGCGATCATGCTGGTCTTCATCGCCGGCCTGCTGCTGCTGTCCGGGGCCGCCGACATGCTGGGCGCCTATCTGGCCTGGGAGGTGATCGGGCTGTGCTCCTACAGTCTGGTCGGCTTCTGGTACCGGCAGCGGGCGGCGACCGACGGCGCCCGCAAGGTTCTCGTCATCACCCATCTTGCGGGCTACGGCTTCCTGATCGGGCTGGTGCTGGTCTATTCCCGCGCCGGCACTCTGGTCTGGACCGATCCGGCGGTTGGGACAGCCTTCACGTCGGGCATCGCGGCGCTGTTCGTCGTCGCGGCGATGGCGAAGTCGGTGATGTTCCCGCTGCACAGCTGGATCCCTGAGGCGATGAACGCCCCGACCCCGGTGTCGGCGCTGCTGCATTCGGCGTGCTACGTCAAGGCCGGCGTCTATCTCATCGCACGGATGTATGTGGTCGGGGATGGGCAGTGGCATGCGGCGCTGGAGGTGCCGCTGCTGGCGGTCGGCTGCGTCACCATTCTGGTCGGGGTCATCTTCGCCATGGCGCAGACCGACCTGAAGCGGCTGCTGGCCTTCCACACCGTCAGCCAGCTCGGCTACATCGTCGTCGCCCTGGCGCTCGGCAGCGATCTCGGGCTGGCGGCGGGGCTGTTCTATTGCCTGAGCCACGCGCTGTTCAAGGGCACGCTGTTCATGTGCGCCGGCGCCATCCAGCACGCCACCGGCACCCGCGACCTGCGGGAACTGGGCGGGCTGGCCACCGCGATGCCGGGGACCGCGAAGGTGTGGATCGTCGCCGCCGCCTCGATTGCCGGTGTGCCGCTGACCAACGGCTTCGTCGCCAAATGGCTGCTGTTCGGTGCGGCGCTCGACAAGGGGCTGCTCATGGTGGTGCTGGTCGGCTGGATTGGCAGCATCCTGACCGCCTTCTCCTTCCTGAAGGCCACCGTCAACGCCTTCTACGGCGTGCCGTCGACGTCGCTGATCGGCAAGCA from Azospirillum sp. TSH100 encodes the following:
- a CDS encoding NADH-quinone oxidoreductase subunit L yields the protein MTSITLPILLLLGGFVLQLLLGRWLTPVGKGALATAAVFASFLATLTLVPASMAGIAMAAPLLPVWDGPFSIGLRLDGLSVLFMLMGTGIGAAILLFSVRYMEHEEQGTTRFYAIMLVFIAGLLLLSGAADMLGAYLAWEVIGLCSYSLVGFWYRQRAATDGARKVLVITHLAGYGFLIGLVLVYSRAGTLVWTDPAVGTAFTSGIAALFVVAAMAKSVMFPLHSWIPEAMNAPTPVSALLHSACYVKAGVYLIARMYVVGDGQWHAALEVPLLAVGCVTILVGVIFAMAQTDLKRLLAFHTVSQLGYIVVALALGSDLGLAAGLFYCLSHALFKGTLFMCAGAIQHATGTRDLRELGGLATAMPGTAKVWIVAAASIAGVPLTNGFVAKWLLFGAALDKGLLMVVLVGWIGSILTAFSFLKATVNAFYGVPSTSLIGKHIHEASPSMLAGMGSMAGLCLLFGLAPQLLMVPVVAPAVRSLGFDWAVQMSWLGILTDRGGIAVTVGGLVVLASAMLGLLVYRVAQAPATGLVSVYSGGEPLPAGDRPGAVDFAEMAESAFHPVYSLDPDPVFLRIWRSLTRVAGAAQILAGRLFEDRPLLAIGLAAVAALAGVWLV